One genomic window of Fusarium fujikuroi IMI 58289 draft genome, chromosome FFUJ_chr01 includes the following:
- a CDS encoding related to SFH1 subunit of the RSC complex, whose translation MERSKPQAFLTSYAPRLRAYNNSLLTPVLPSSAPAGPASRTTKRGTTIINYAEDGYDDLEDDSDDPRRRPTGLRSLRKEDSVNRQDLADKIGKDTKEPVEVQGVWRDWIAKHRLLRSDQQNAVQATLPLTLIPIRIDVDVPAFIPPAPYPMPHNPSAVDTSLPQYRQQEATVPYKLRDIFCWNLHETLISTDQFAQTLVQDLDLPNRQAVIADISKQIRTQLEEYSGVALHPLFHSDPQALSVPQPTTAALTPRPSFTLKSRDDSPVSAIRGASRPDTPAQTGGAATPSQSQVPDVTAEATPILPESDDYNPDDTYRCIINLNLNLASMLYTDKFEWSLLHPPGTAEAFAKVTCTDLGLTGEWIPAMTHAIYEAVLRLKKEACEAGGLVAGWGGMQQELPNDAAHGSEAGWRYDPEHLGDDWEPKVEFLSKEEIEKREGDREREVRRLRRETARFSSTTGMLGGTPFGAPMEVEEERMGRGERSKKKRRFRSLSPLGRGGTPGGRGTPDVGGYGGGGALTDQERYQWRCMHCRIWGTNVWAVRDGPAGPRTLCANCGYLYERDQRLPRQSKNIHISDIRG comes from the exons atGGAACGATCAAAGCCCCAGGCTTTCTTGACGAGCTACGCGCCGCGACTGCGCGCCTACAACAACTCCCTCCTCACGCCCGTTCTACCAAGCAGCGCTCCCGCCGGACCAGCTTCGAGAACCACAAAGCGAGGGACGACGATCATAAATTATGCTGAAGATGGCTACGATGACCTGGAAGATGATAGCGACGACCCTAGACGACGACCGACGGGACTGAGGAGCTTGCGAAAGGAGGACTCGGTCAACAGACAAGACCTCGCCGACAAGATTGGCAAAGACACCAAAGAGCCTGTCGAGGTGCAGGGCGTCTGGCGCGATTGGATCGCCAAACacaggctgctgaggagcgACCAGCAGAATGCCGTTCAAGCAACATTGCCTCTCACCCTGATTCCGATTCGAATCGATGTGGATGTTCCCGCGTTCATCCCACCAGCTCCATATCCCATGCCACATAACCCGAGTGCAGTGGACACCTCACTCCCTCAGTATCGTCAACAGGAGGCGACAGTGCCGTATAAACTTCGGGACATCTTTTGCTGGAATCTGCACGAGACTCTTATCTCTACCGATCAGTTCGCCCAAACTCTAGTGCAGGACCTCGATCTGCCTAACCGGCAGGCAGTCATTGCTGATATCAGCAAGCAAATCCGGACGCAGCTTGAAGAGTACTCGGGCGTTGCTCTTCACCCACTATTTCACAGTGACCCCCAGGCCCTCTCTGTTCCACAGCCCACGACTGCTGCACTGACGCCGCGGCCAAGCTTCACGCTGAAGTCCCGGGATGACTCTCCCGTCTCCGCCATACGAGGGGCGTCCCGGCCTGACACTCCGGCGCAGACTGGAGGCGCGGCCACTCCTTCGCAATCCCAAGTTCCCGATGTCACCGCAGAGGCGACGCCGATTCTTCCTGAGTCTGACGACTACAACCCTGACGATACCTATCGATGCATCATCAACCTGAACCTTAATCTGGCATCAATGCTCTACACTGATAAGTTTGAATGGTCTCTATTGCATCCGCCTGGAACCGCCGAAGCGTTCGCCAAGGTCACTTGTACAGATCTTGGGCTGACAGGAGAGTGGATACCGGCAATGACGCATGCCATCTACGAAGCGGTTCTGCGGCTGAAAAAGGAAGCCTGCGAGGCTGGCGGCCTCGTTGCTGGATGGGGTGGGATGCAGCAGGAATTACCAAACGATGCTGCCCATGGCTCTGAGGCTGGCTGGAGGTATGACCCGGAGCACCTTGGAGATGATTGGGAGCCGAAAGTAGAATTCCTGAGCaaggaagagattgagaagcgAGAGGGCGACCGAGAACGAGAAGTTCGTCGATTACGCCGTGAGACGGCGCGGTTCAGCTCTACAACAGGCATGCTCGGAGGTACGCCCTTCGGTGCGCCGATGGAagtcgaggaggagagaatgGGGCGAGGCGAACGGTCCAAAAAGAAGCGGCGTTTCCGAAGCTTGAGTCCGCTTGGCCGAGGTGGTACACCGGGAGGGCGAGGGACACCAGACGTTGGGGGATACGGAGGTGGCGGAGCTTTGACAGACCAAGAGAGATATCAATGGAGGTGCATGCACTGCAGGATATGGGGCACAAATGTCTGGGCTGTGAGAGATGGGCCAGCAGGTCCAAGA ACTTTATGTGCCAACTGTGGTTATCTCTACGAGCGTGACCAGAGACTGCCCCGTCAAAGCAAAAACATCCATATATCAGATATCCGTGGATAA
- a CDS encoding related to HXT3-Low-affinity hexose facilitator, with protein MPSKTRVYNWFIAMVAASCMTLYGFDSSVFNALQASENWLNWFNLDLKNDSYTVGLINTCYTIGAIVSGFFIGGPLADWLGRRAGMGIGCFITIIAAIIQAFAPKGKLGVFILGRVLIGIGQGTALTAGPVYIGEVSPPEIRGQVMTFWQLFYSVGAFIAYWINYACGKNREKLGEWDWRMVVIFQVLVPILVIILLPFQPESPRYLIKKGKIDDARAALRSIRDTEEEVEDEVLAIQAAIEYEKEAISPGYRALFKDPSVRKRFGIAVVLNVGQQLTGQGTLNTYSTSIYKQVWTSTEKINLINALWATMGILFTLNAVWTADRFGRRWLFMVGAAGMAVCMLIVPVIGLATPTPKTEPTAIGIVVMLYLFIFFYKPSWGAGVWMWTSEVFSANVRTQAVGMASQCQNVANTIFQQFFPTFLAKTGLKCLFFFFAVNILLVVFVFFFVPETKGISLEHMDTVFGGADHTEKGAQMLGVDTAQHQTQEFKDGAEIQQSEKKRESV; from the exons ATGCCCAGCAAGACCAGAGTCTACAACTGGTTCATTGCCATGGTAGCTGCGTCTTGTATGACGCTCTACGGCTTTGACTCCAGTGTTTTCAACGCTCTCCAGGCCTCGGAGAACTGGCTGAACTGGTTCAATCTTGACCTCAAGAATGACAGTTACACTGTCGGTCTCATCAACACATGCTACACTATCGGTGCTATCGTCAGTGGTTTCTTCATCGGTGGCCCCCTGGCTGACTGGCTCGGTCGACGTGCCGGTATGGGTATTGGTtgcttcatcaccatcatcgccgcTATCATCCAGGCTTTTGCCCCCAAGGGAAAGCTTGGTGTCTTCATTCTCGGCCGTGTCCTCATCGGTATTGGCCAGGGCACCGCTCTCa CTGCTGGCCCTGTTTACATCGGTGAAGTCTCCCCCCCTGAGATTCGAGGTCAGGTCATGACCTTCTGGCAACTCTTCTACTCGGTCGGTGCCTTTATTGCTTACTGGATCAACTACGCCTGTGGCAAGAACCGAGAGAAGCTCGGCGAGTGGGATTGGCGCATGGTTGTTATCTTCCAGGTCCTTGTTCCCATCCTGGTCATCATCCTGCTCCCATTCCAGCCAGAGTCTCCCCGTTACCTtatcaagaagggcaagatcgACGATGCCCGTGCCGCCCTTCGAAGCATCCGTGACactgaggaggaggttgaggatgaggtccTGGCCATCCAGGCTGCTATCGAGTACGAGAAGGAGGCCATCAGCCCTGGATACCGTGCCCTTTTCAAGGACCCCTCTGTCAGGAAGCGCTTCGGTATTGCAGTCGTCCTCAACGTCGGCCAGCAGCTCACCGGCCAGGGTACCCTCAACACCTACTCCACTTCCATTTACAAGCAAGTCTGGACTTCGACTGAAAagatcaacctcatcaacgctCTGTGGGCCACCATGGGTATTCTATTCACTTTGAACGCTGTGTGGACCGCCGATCGCTTTGGTCGCCGATGGCTCTTCATGGTTGGTGCTGCGGGTATGGCTGTCTGCATGTTGATTGTTCCCGTCATTGGCCTCGCTACTCCAACCCCCAAGACTGAACCCACTGCTATTGGCATTGTTGTCATGCTCTACCTCTTTAT CTTCTTCTACAAGCCTTCATGGGGTGCCGGTGTCTGGATGTGGACCAGTGAAGTCTTCTCCGCCAACGTCCGAACCCAGGCCGTGGGTATGGCCTCTCAATGCCAGAATGTGGCCAACACCATTTTCCAACAGTTCTTCCCAACATTCCTCGCCAAGACCGGCCTCAAgtgtctcttcttcttctttgccgtcAACATCCTGCTCGTTGTTTTCGTGTTCTTCTTTGTCCCTGAAACCAAGGGTATCTCTCTTGAGCACATGGATACTGTTTTCGGTGGTGCTGATCACACTGAGAAGGGTGCCCAGATGCTCGGCGTTGACACTGCTCAGCATCAGACTCAGGAGTTCAAGGACGGGGCTGAGATTCAGcagagcgagaagaagcgcgAGTCTGTTTAA
- a CDS encoding probable cellulose 1,4-beta-cellobiosidase: MYRIVATASALIATARAQQVCSLTTETKPALTWSKCTSSGCSDVKGSVGIDANWRWTHQTSGSTNCYTGNKWDTSICTDGKTCAEKCCLDGADYAGTYGITSSGNQLSLGFVTQGPYSKNIGSRTYLMENENTYQMFQLLGNEFTFDVDVSGIGCGLNGALYFVSMDEDGGKAKYSGNKAGAKYGTGYCDAQCPRDVKFINGIANSDGWKPSDSDANAGVGNLGTCCPEMDIWEANSISTAFTPHPCTKLTQHSCTGDSCGGTYSNDRYGGTCDADGCDFNAYRQGNKTFYGPGSNFNVDTTKKMTVVTQFKTGSNGRLSEITRLYVQNGKVIANSESKIAGNPGSSLTSDFCSKQKSVFGDIDDFSKKGGWNGMSDALSAPMVLVMSLWHDHHSNMLWLDSTYPTDSTKVGSQRGSCAITSGNPSDLERDVPNSKVSFSNIKFGPIGSTYKSDGTTPNPPASSSTTGSSTPTNPPAGSVDQWGQCGGQNYSGPTTCKSPFTCKKLNDFYSQCQ, from the exons ATGTATCGCATCGTCGCAACCGCCTCGGCTCTTATTGCCACTGCTCGGGCTCAACAGGTCTGCTCTTTGACCACCGAGACCAAGCCTGCCTTGACCTGGTCTAAGTGCACATCCAGTGGCTGCAGCGATGTCAAGGGCTCCGTTGGTATTGATGCCAACTGGCGATGGACTCATCAGACTTCTGGGTCTACCAACTGTTACACCGGAAACAAGTGGGACACTTCCATCTGCACTGATGGAAAGACCTGCGCCGAAAAGTGCTGTCTTGATGGCGCCGACTATGCTGGCACCTACGGAATCACTTCCAGCGGCAACCAGCTCAGTCTTGGATTCGTCACCCAGGGACCCTACAGCAAGAACATCGGCAGCCGAACCTATCTCATGGAGAACGAGAACACCTACCAGATGTTCCAGCTTTTGGGCAACGAGTTCACCTTTGACGTCGATGTCTCTGGTATCGGCTGCGGTCTGAACGGTGCCCTCTACTTCGTCAGCATGGACGAGGATGGTGGCAAGGCCAAGTACTCCGGCAACAAGGCCGGAGCCAAGTACGGAACTGGTTACTGTGATGCTCAGTGCCCTCGTGACgtcaagttcatcaacggAATT GCCAACTCTGACGGCTGGAAGCCCTCTGACAGTGATGCCAACGCCGGTGTTGGTAACCTGGGTACCTGCTGCCCCGAGATGGATATCTGGGAGGCCAACTCCATCTCCACAGCCTTCACTCCCCATCCTTGCACCAAGCTCACTCAGCACTCTTGCACTGGTGACTCTTGTGGTGGAACCTACTCTAATGACCGATATGGCGGAACTTGCGATGCCGACGGTTGTGATTTCAACGCCTACCGCCAGGGCAACAAGACCTTCTACGGTCCTGGATCCAACTTCAACGTCGATaccaccaagaagatgactGTTGTCACTCAGTTCAAAACGGGCAGCAACGGACGTCTTTCTGAGATCACCCGTCTGTACGTCCAGAACGGCAAGGTCATTGCCAACTCCGAGTCCAAGATTGCAGGCAACCCCGGTAGCTCTCTCACCTCTGACTTCTGCTCCAAGCAGAAGAGCGTCTTTGGCGATATCGATGACTTCTCTAAGAAGGGTGGCTGGAACGGCATGAGCGATGCTCTGTCTGCCCCCATGGTCCTTGTTATGTCTCTTTGGCACGAC CACCACTCCAACATGCTCTGGCTCGACTCTACCTACCCAACCGACTCTACCAAGGTTGGATCCCAGCGAGGTTCTTGCGCTATCACCTCTGGCAACCCCTCCGACCTTGAGCGAGATGTTCCCAACTCCAAGGTttccttctccaacatcaagtTCGGTCCCATCGGAAGCACCTACAAGAGCGACGGCACCACTCCCAACCCCCctgccagcagcagcaccactGGTTCTTCCACTCCCACCAACCCCCCTGCCGGCAGCGTCGACCAATGGGGACAGTGCGGTGGCCAGAACTACAGCGGCCCCACGACCTGCAAGTCTCCCTTCACctgcaagaagctcaacgacTTCTACTCTCAATGCCAGTAA
- a CDS encoding related to nicotinamide mononucleotide permease, whose protein sequence is MSEEKAQQDTFERVTEQRSPITGDRMALVTEAEEKAVLRKLDLHILPLLFLVYTFSNLDRSNLGNARLAGLTDSVNLEGKRYDWLGTAFYIAYICSQWTAVGFKRFPPHKWVFFSAIGFSTISACQAAVTNYASLVVLRVLLGCFEGMFSGVPLYLSFFYPRDKVGFRQGIFLSGSALANAYGGVLGYAILGIRGSVAPWRCLFLIEGLPVWIVAILAWFYLPDDLLSAKFLTDREKEVAWQCVGRGQTVDSRGAGGVSWAEWRSAFLDWRSYVPGLMYFSCNVCFGSLPLFIPTIISEMGTFNHQESNGLSAPPYALCFVTILACAFASDRAKLRGPFVAAAAIVSTVGYCLLGVSEGVAARYAGVFLSVQIFVSISILLPCVSSVHDTESKRAGGWAIFATLGQFGPLVGTNIFPKDQGPYYHKGAWISCGFTSLVVLLSITYSLLLCWENKRLDKVMVEGAGVGMEGDDRPRGFRYIV, encoded by the exons ATGTCTGAGGAAAAGGCTCAGCAGGATACCTTTGAGAGGGTGACGGAGCAAAGAAGTCCTATCACTGGCGATAGAATGGCTCTTGTTacagaagctgaggagaaggctgTTCTGCGCAAGCTTGATTTACATATTTTGCCTCTTTTGTTCCTGGTCTACACCTTCTCCAACCTAGATCGCAGCAACTTGGGCAATGCTCGTCTTGCAGGACTGACAGATTCTGTGAACTTGGAGGGCAAACGCTACGACTGGCTTGGAACGGCTTTCTATATCGCAT ATATTTGTTCTCAGTGGACGGCTGTTGGCTTCAAGCGATTCCCTCCACATAAATGGGTTTTCTTCTCTGCTATAGGTTTTTCGACCATATCGGCATGTCAAGCCGCCGTCACCAATTACGCCAGTCTGGTCGTCCTGCGTGTGCTGCTCGGTTGTTTCGAAGGCATGTTTTCCGGCGTGCCTCTATATCTGTCCTTCTTCTACCCCAGAGACAAGGTTGGCTTCCGCCAGGGCATCTTCCTCTCTGGGTCTGCCCTTGCAAACGCATATGGAGGCGTTCTGGGATATGCTATTCTGGGTATTCGGGGCTCGGTTGCGCCATGGCGATGCCTATTCCTCATTGAAGGGTTACCAGTATGGATCGTTGCCATCCTGGCATGGTTTTATCTGCCAGACGACCTTCTCAGCGCCAAATTTCTCACCGACAGGGAGAAAGAAGTTGCCTGGCAGTGTGTGGGACGGGGACAGACTGTCGACTCACGGGGCGCGGGAGGGGTTAGCTGGGCAGAATGGCGTTCAGCATTCTTGGACTGGCGGA GTTATGTGCCAGGCTTGATGTACTTCTCGTGCAACGTATGCTTTGGCTCGCTGCCTCTCTTCATTCCAACCATCATCTCCGAAATGGGCACATTCAACCATCAGGAAAGCAATGGACTATCGGCTCCCCCTTACGCTCTCTGCTTTGTCACAATTCTAGCATGTGCTTTTGCCAGCGACCGCGCTAAGCTGCGTGGACCCTTTGTGGCCGCTGCTGCGATTGTATCAACGGTAGGATACtgccttcttggtgtttccGAGGGGGTTGCTGCTCGCTACGCTGGAGTCTTCCTCAGTGTACAGATCTTTGTCAGTATCagcattcttcttccctgTGTTTCGAGCGTGCACGACACTGAGAGCAAGCGCGCTGGTGGGTGGGCAATATTCGCTACGCTGGGCCAGTTTGGGCCCTTGGTTGGCACCAACATATTCCCCAAAGACCAGGGGCCGTACTATCACAAGGGTGCTTGGATCTCCTGTGGGTTTACCTCGTTGGTCGTGCTACTTAGTATAACCTACTCACTTTTACTTTGCTGGGAGAACAAGCGACTGGACAAAGTAATGGTTGAGGGTGCCGGTGTAGGCATGGAAGGCGATGATCGTCCAAGGGGGTTCCGGTATATTGTTTGA
- a CDS encoding related to immune-responsive protein 1, producing the protein MSDSNPKSSSPTVQLSQWVSKLKLDDIPDRVRTRTKYLILDGLACAFVGSHLPWSETAAQAILNLEPTQGDASLIGWGGRKVTALTAALLNGTFIQGFELDDWHSEAPLHSNSIILPALLAAAEQANAQASRFTSPGKDFLLATIAGYETGPRVGRSLWGTHVLSSGWHSGAVFGPAAAAASVSKLYGLDADRIEDAFGIACTQSCGLMSAQFESDVKRMHHGFAARNGLLAVVLAQGGYVGIKKVFEREYGGFLKQFSSGNGKQPQYRPEELTSELGIRWQTDGIRIKPYAAMAGTHPSIDCIRHLQEKHPDRLKRFDEIKKIDILLGEAAFHHGGWKAVKPLTATGAQMSNSFTAATQIVHGQVLMPQFTPEMLVDKDVWRLVDLTECKLHVTDGDSISCQEVRIVFEDGRVLHHGVPNAFGVDPPLSNEDILAKWRQLTKDIVESEVVAKIEEIVLSLEEQDDLVTLFELIRQASKNPLAR; encoded by the coding sequence ATGAGTGATTCAAACCCTAAGTCATCAAGCCCGACGGTGCAACTGTCACAATGGGTCTCAAAGCTGAAACTGGATGACATCCCAGATCGAGTGCGCACCCGAACAAAGTACCTAATTCTCGATGGACTGGCGTGTGCATTCGTCGGATCTCATCTACCCTGGTCCGAGACGGCAGCGCAGGCTATCCTCAACCTGGAGCCAACACAGGGAGACGCCTCACTCATTGGGTGGGGAGGACGCAAGGTTACCGCTCTCACTGCCGCGCTTCTGAATGGAACCTTTATCCAGGGTTTCGAGCTGGATGACTGGCACAGCGAGGCTCCCCTTCATTCCAACAGCATCATTCTGCCAGCTCTGCTTGCCGCTGCGGAACAAGCCAATGCACAAGCCTCTCGCTTCACATCCCCCGGAAAAGACTTCCTGCTCGCGACTATAGCGGGCTACGAGACCGGGCCACGTGTAGGCCGTTCCCTCTGGGGCACACATGTTCTCTCATCGGGCTGGCATTCTGGAGCAGTCTTCGgccctgctgctgctgccgccagCGTCAGCAAGCTTTACGGGCTCGATGCGGATAGAATCGAGGATGCTTTTGGGATAGCATGTACCCAGTCATGCGGGCTCATGTCTGCCCAGTTCGAGAGCGACGTAAAGCGCATGCACCATGGGTTTGCAGCACGCAACGGTCTTCTGGCTGTTGTCTTGGCACAGGGCGGTTATGTGGGTATCAAGAAAGTCTTCGAGCGCGAGTATGGAGGCTTCTTGAAACAATTCAGTTCTGGAAATGGGAAGCAACCCCAATATCGACCGGAGGAGTTGACGAGCGAGCTGGGAATCAGGTGGCAGACGGATGGCATTAGGATCAAGCCGTACGCAGCCATGGCAGGTACACATCCCAGCATTGACTGTATCCGTCATCTCCAGGAGAAACATCCCGATAGGCTGAAAAGGTTCGATGAGATAAAGAAGATCGACATCCTTCTTGGCGAAGCTGCTTTCCATCACGGAGGCTGGAAAGCCGTTAAGCCTCTCACAGCAACCGGAGCCCAGATGAGCAACTCGTTCACGGCGGCCACACAAATTGTACACGGACAAGTGCTGATGCCACAGTTTACCCCTGAAATGCTCGTGGATAAGGATGTCTGGAGACTTGTCGATCTCACTGAGTGTAAACTCCATGTTACTGATGGCGACTCAATCAGCTGTCAAGAAGTGAGGATCGTGTTTGAAGACGGGAGAGTCCTACATCACGGTGTTCCGAATGCATTCGGCGTGGATCCACCCCTATCTAATGAAGATATCCTAGCCAAATGGCGGCAACTAACCAAGGACATTGTTGAGAGTGAAGTTGTAGCAAAGATTGAGGAGATAGTGTTGTCTTTGGAAGAGCAGGATGATCTCGTAACACTGTTTGAGCTTATTCGTCAAGCATCAAAGAATCCGCTGGCCAGATAG
- a CDS encoding related to zinc finger transcription factor: protein MHMTSRMKACARCRRQKLRCDLYQRPGQPCSRCKRMHIECNNIVEAPEATVDTSPARSDRTAVGTSSSALTYTTTGPSLEVDPSYTVQSGRSSSLAEILGREDIAVKQIDDCFARFFNHYSKLLPGIFSENDVNYESCFKESSLLFWTITVTGARHLEHATKLHQIAAQHIRGGTFQPLLHITNPIPIIKSSLILCLWPLPVDTMWKDPSHVYAATAHSLAVQNGLFVDGREQDFARTHTSLSKEMRDIRAHLWLNCCLVFQATSLCDGLPHLSISESKPSQRKFRLEEVVDASFYYRIKCHDILIDATRAFGDIISEQGEGSKSLLPLIRIFSEQVEIVPLPLRDDLCYLTRCCTRLAISAYYFFLQSHDLKKPGQITTFSIATEVLDVVSRLDAMQDFALYASNYYTRMALLAAFCILRIVRSQLKEHIDLRDAQQSLFKAISFVKRRSMQHGDLDERYGTILSQLWSNSDATDTTTANGLDLRIRSRLFMSVVFDSLWWWRVEYNGQGSPYDTNKTAPESAQMDDTDASRFWNSTVAPVGDSFGLSNLPEVYMDWNFPLNIDYIG from the exons ATGCACATGACAAGTCGCATGAAGGCCTGTGCTCGTTGCAGGCGACAGAAG TTGAGATGTGACTTGTACCAGCGTCCCGGACAGCCATGTTCACGTTGCAAACGCATGCATATAGAATGCAACAATATAGTGGAGGCCCCAGAGGCTACTGTAGACACTTCGCCAGCTCGATCCGATCGCACTGCAGTAGGAACTTCAAGCAGTGCCTTGACCTATACCACTACAGGGCCATCACTCGAAGTTGACCCATCATATACTGTACAGTCAGGCCGATCTTCGTCACTTGCTGAGATCTTGGGCCGAGAGGACATTGCGGTCAAACAGATAGACGATTGCTTTGCTCG GTTCTTCAACCACTACAGCAAGCTTCTGCCTGGAATCTTCAGCGAAAACGATGTGAACTACGAATCGTGCTTCAAAGAGTCTTCCCTCCTGTTTTGGACGATAACTGTCACAGGTGCCAGGCACTTGGAGCATGCCACGAAGCTGCACCAGATAGCTGCTCAACACATCAGAGGCGGAACATTCCAGCCCCTTTTACACATTACGAACCCTATTCCCATAATCAAAAGCTCCCTGATCCTGTGTCTCTGGCCTCTGCCAGTGGACACGATGTGGAAAGATCCTTCACATGTGTATGCAGCCACGGCCCATTCTCTCGCCGTTCAGAATGGGCTCTTCGTCGACGGCCGCGAGCAAGACTTTGCACGGACGCATACTTCATTGTCGAAAGAGATGAGAGATATCAGGGCTCACCTGTGGCTCAATTGTTGCTTAGTTTTTCAGGC GACGAGCCTGTGTGATGGCCTCCCGCATCTTTCAATTTCCGAGTCCAAGCCCTCCCAGAGGAAATTTAGGCTCGAGGAGGTTGTGGACGCCTCATTCTATTACCGCATCAAGTGCCATGACATCTTAATTGATGCCACTAGAGCATTTGGCGATATCATAAGCGAGCAGGGCGAGGGCAGTAAGTCGTTGCTACCGCTCATCAGGATCTTCAGTGAACAAGTGGAAATCGTCCCACTCCCTCTCCGTGACGACTTAT GCTACCTTACCCGCTGCTGCACTCGTCTCGCAATATCAGCATACTACTTCTTCCTGCAGAGTCATGACTTAAAGAAGCCAGGCCAGATCACAACCTTCTCGATAGCCACagaagttcttgatgtcgtGTCTCGCCTAGATGCCATGCAGGACTTTGCGTTGTATGCTTCGAACTACTATACCCGCATGGCCTTGCTAGCGGCGTTTTGCATCCTACGAATAGTCCGGAGCCAGCTGAAAGAGCACATTGACCTGCGTGATGCTCAACAGTCATTGTTCAAGGCGATTTCATTCGTCAAGAGGCGTTCCATGCAACACGGCGACCTGGATGAAAGGTATGGGACCATTCTCTCGCAGTTGTGGTCAAATAGCGATGCGACGGATACTACTACAGCTAATGGGTTGGATCTCAGGATCCGTAGTCGTTTG TTTATGAGCGTGGTATTCGACTCTCTTTGGTGGTGGCGAGTCGAATACAACGGGCAAGGCAGCCCATACGACACGAACAAGACTGCACCAGAATCTGCTCAGATGGATGACACAGATGCCAGCAGGTTTTGGAACTCGACAGTTGCGCCTGTAGGAGACAGCTTCGGATTATCCAACCTCCCCGAGGTTTACATGGACTGGAACTTCCCTCTGAATATCGATTATATTGGGTAG